TCATTTGAAGCACTGCCGCCATAACTCTTTCTGATTTTGCCGTGTCGCGATCAGTCAACATCTTTTCCAGAATGGTTGGAACGATCTGCCAGGAGACACCGTACTTGTCTTTCAGCCAACCACATTCTTCTTTTTCTCCGCCTGCGGAGAGTCTCTCCCAATATTCATCTATTTCCTTCTGCGTTTCGCAATTCACCATGAAGGATATGGCCGGAGTAAAAGTAAAGGGATGCTTTCTATTGCTATCCATTGCCATGAACTCCTGTCCGGCGAGTGAAAATACGGCGTGCTGCACCGTTCCTTGCGGCTCCTCTTCTCCGGCGCCATAACGAACAATATTGTGAATACTTGAATCTTGGAACAGAGAGACATAAGAATTCATCGCTTGTTCGGCTTTTCCGTGTTGTGCTCCAACAAACATGAAAAACGGGATGATTTTTCGCGCACGATTCGAAAGAATCAATTGCCACGAAACGCCAAATTTATCCTGAAGCCATCCGAATTTTTCAGCGAACGGATATTCAGCCAGTTCCATAAGAACCGTCCCGCCGGCAGAAAGCCTGTTCCATAACTCCGTTATCTCTTGTTGACTTTCGCAGTTAACGAAGAACGAAACGGCCGGCGTGAAATTGAACATGGGGCCTCCGTTTAACGCCATGAATTCCTGTCCGGCGATTTGAAACATCACCGTCATGACCGTTCCTTTTGGAAGTCCGGAAACCTGTGCGCCTGCTTCGCCGTAACGTGACACGCTGCCAATCTTTGAGTTTTTGAAAAGGGAGGCATAAAGACTCGCCGCCTCTTCCGCCTGATTATCGAACCACAAACAGGGTGTGATTTTTTGCATTGAGTTTCTCCTATTGTTTTCCTGTCTTTTTAAGCCGGCGTTTCTCGCTTTCGGCCACCATTGCTGACAAGTCTTCGGCCGGACGAATCTCGAATGGTCCTGCCTTCAGACCCGGGTGCTTCGACAT
The bacterium DNA segment above includes these coding regions:
- a CDS encoding VOC family protein, translating into MQKITPCLWFDNQAEEAASLYASLFKNSKIGSVSRYGEAGAQVSGLPKGTVMTVMFQIAGQEFMALNGGPMFNFTPAVSFFVNCESQQEITELWNRLSAGGTVLMELAEYPFAEKFGWLQDKFGVSWQLILSNRARKIIPFFMFVGAQHGKAEQAMNSYVSLFQDSSIHNIVRYGAGEEEPQGTVQHAVFSLAGQEFMAMDSNRKHPFTFTPAISFMVNCETQKEIDEYWERLSAGGEKEECGWLKDKYGVSWQIVPTILEKMLTDRDTAKSERVMAAVLQMKKPDIETLEQAYSG